A window from Nitrosopumilus adriaticus encodes these proteins:
- a CDS encoding DUF5679 domain-containing protein encodes MTIGYCVKCRDKRDIDGAKPYTMKNGKPAIKGTCPTCSTTIFRIGRG; translated from the coding sequence ATGACAATAGGATATTGTGTAAAGTGCCGAGATAAACGAGATATCGATGGCGCCAAACCATACACCATGAAAAATGGAAAACCTGCAATAAAGGGTACATGCCCAACATGCAGCACAACCATATTCAGAATCGGCAGAGGATAA
- a CDS encoding zinc-ribbon domain-containing protein: MEPSDIVDEVNALLKLRVGDAYRLEHIKQAYIENKTIWVTDQNYLQRMKEKYLNKQQVVSSPEDNESSDEFENKETIHCWKCGKKTPLGANFCMLCGSSLFEVGANSIQHQKVPASINQFKGIGLKMPIIIGIPVLILIIVGGAYGLGYFDNTFERYDSVDSEVLHSKETESKTILSSTESDSKCGPGTIFDSDSNSCVLDSGLEPEENSKCGPGTIFDSDSNSCVLDK; encoded by the coding sequence ATGGAACCATCAGATATTGTTGATGAGGTAAATGCTCTACTAAAACTCAGAGTAGGTGATGCATATAGATTAGAACACATCAAACAAGCATATATCGAAAATAAAACCATCTGGGTTACAGATCAAAATTATCTACAGCGCATGAAAGAAAAATACCTCAACAAACAACAGGTAGTGAGCAGCCCAGAAGATAACGAAAGTAGTGATGAATTTGAAAATAAAGAAACAATTCATTGTTGGAAATGTGGAAAAAAAACGCCATTAGGTGCAAACTTTTGCATGCTTTGTGGATCATCACTATTTGAAGTTGGAGCAAATAGCATTCAGCACCAAAAAGTGCCTGCTTCAATTAACCAGTTCAAAGGAATAGGATTGAAGATGCCAATAATAATAGGAATTCCAGTTTTGATTTTGATTATTGTCGGAGGGGCTTATGGTTTAGGATATTTTGATAATACGTTTGAGAGATATGATTCAGTTGATTCAGAAGTACTTCATTCAAAGGAAACAGAATCTAAAACAATCTTATCGTCCACTGAGAGTGACTCAAAATGCGGACCAGGTACAATATTTGATTCGGATTCAAACTCTTGTGTGTTAGATAGCGGTTTAGAACCAGAAGAAAATTCAAAATGCGGACCAGGTACAATATTTGATTCGGATTCAAACTCTTGTGTGTTAGATAAATAA
- a CDS encoding response regulator, translating into MPYKQLGYRENLKNSAQIEQTSSLIQLNLKIIGDYMMVSEVKHTCIIIDDMKSHQFLLSQMVEICGLEVIGVGENGKVAIELFQNLKPDIVFLDMRMPKYDGFFAIDGINKIDDSAKIVAVTADTTSDTFGKLNSLHIPVLSKPYTMETLQKIVDEELVQN; encoded by the coding sequence ATGCCATACAAACAACTAGGATATAGAGAAAATCTGAAAAACTCTGCTCAAATTGAGCAGACCTCCTCTTTAATCCAATTAAACTTGAAGATTATTGGTGATTATATGATGGTCAGTGAAGTAAAACATACTTGTATTATAATAGACGATATGAAAAGCCACCAATTCCTTTTATCTCAAATGGTTGAGATATGTGGTCTTGAAGTAATCGGTGTTGGAGAAAATGGCAAGGTGGCAATTGAACTGTTCCAAAATTTAAAACCTGACATTGTCTTTTTAGATATGAGAATGCCGAAATATGATGGATTTTTTGCAATCGATGGAATCAATAAAATTGATGATTCTGCAAAAATTGTTGCTGTGACTGCTGATACCACTTCTGATACTTTTGGAAAATTAAATAGCCTGCATATACCTGTTCTTTCAAAACCCTATACGATGGAAACACTTCAAAAAATTGTAGATGAAGAACTAGTACAAAATTAA
- a CDS encoding response regulator transcription factor, whose amino-acid sequence MVSCVVVDDDPETVSSFCELLDMIGLDVLVTGSNGQDAVDMYEKHRPDLIFINLIMPKFDGFYGIKNILKKNPDAKIVVVTGDLLAGESYLMNTLKVTAVIYKPFDITIIKRMLTSLFFTN is encoded by the coding sequence ATGGTTAGTTGTGTTGTAGTTGATGATGATCCTGAAACAGTAAGTAGTTTCTGTGAGTTATTAGATATGATTGGCCTTGATGTTTTGGTTACAGGTAGTAATGGTCAAGATGCAGTTGATATGTATGAAAAACATCGCCCTGATTTGATTTTTATTAATTTGATCATGCCTAAATTTGATGGATTTTATGGAATCAAAAATATTTTGAAAAAAAACCCTGATGCAAAAATTGTTGTCGTTACAGGTGATTTACTGGCAGGCGAGTCGTATCTGATGAATACGTTAAAGGTTACTGCCGTTATCTACAAACCATTTGATATAACTATCATTAAACGAATGCTGACAAGCCTATTTTTTACAAATTAA
- a CDS encoding DUF6659 family protein — MPEKKLDISEYEKKCQDILDDDEIRYAGLLDESGALLAGGQKPGMSIRLSEEQLQSVSKELASRVAKRKKFNEELGYVKYSASRREHVVIMSFPVYDKVIMLVAESNVNIDRLAFRVISKLGRQWGEFVGE; from the coding sequence ATGCCTGAAAAAAAATTAGATATTTCTGAATATGAAAAAAAATGTCAGGATATTTTAGATGATGATGAAATTCGTTATGCTGGACTTTTAGATGAATCTGGTGCATTGTTAGCTGGAGGTCAAAAGCCAGGAATGAGTATAAGGCTTAGTGAAGAGCAACTGCAATCCGTTTCAAAAGAACTTGCTTCTAGGGTGGCAAAAAGAAAAAAATTCAATGAAGAATTAGGATATGTAAAATATTCTGCATCTCGAAGAGAACATGTTGTGATCATGAGTTTTCCAGTTTATGACAAGGTCATAATGTTAGTTGCAGAATCTAATGTCAATATTGACCGATTGGCTTTCCGGGTCATTTCTAAACTTGGAAGGCAATGGGGAGAGTTTGTTGGAGAATAA
- a CDS encoding DUF7482 domain-containing protein produces MNKSLRYIALLAILPLFATGLGTDYFTDADALKSKGTKTSQYGSSTGICGLDLCSNYPGGKAAWESDQGSKTTPVAPVEKPVMEKDHSMMKDNMMEKDHSMMKDNMMEKKTEANLGSELRLSRTNVPATIPMHHGYYNGENVYFIITDSSDPTHAEIITKNQGWKVELAPLLKNAPKEALSKTYMFTNGIEGNGVHGFQGEVFTSTPAQTDVYSALTSHVHVTWNDGVTPRVLDSDAMIMEAADNEEITLTPVNVVLNMPQIVWPEGQMMVKEDKTLTDETPYGGGQVLDIDTEEMTVTFIAHRGWGPDGRTIYYIVTDATPSGPAGMMGVVSSPTSASLIANSAAVDLYQFKNGLTGTGPLGFQPGIAAGAPGDANYSPMWRIFMIGWEDDANAQLLETIDDMNAYEEAGLINIGIARPMDSDHIVNCPFIDPFQ; encoded by the coding sequence ATGAACAAGAGTCTAAGATACATTGCATTGCTTGCAATTTTACCCTTGTTTGCAACAGGTTTGGGAACTGATTATTTCACAGATGCCGATGCCCTCAAAAGCAAAGGAACTAAAACCTCTCAATATGGTTCTAGTACTGGTATTTGTGGATTAGACCTATGCTCTAATTATCCCGGTGGTAAAGCTGCTTGGGAATCTGATCAAGGCAGTAAAACCACTCCTGTAGCTCCAGTTGAAAAACCCGTGATGGAAAAAGATCATTCTATGATGAAAGACAACATGATGGAAAAAGATCATTCTATGATGAAAGACAACATGATGGAAAAGAAAACTGAAGCTAACTTGGGTTCTGAACTTAGATTATCTAGAACTAACGTTCCAGCAACAATCCCTATGCACCATGGATACTACAACGGTGAAAATGTTTACTTTATCATCACCGATTCAAGTGATCCTACTCATGCAGAAATCATTACAAAAAATCAAGGTTGGAAAGTAGAACTTGCACCACTATTGAAGAACGCTCCTAAAGAAGCACTTTCAAAAACCTACATGTTCACTAACGGAATAGAGGGTAATGGCGTACATGGTTTTCAAGGTGAAGTTTTCACAAGCACTCCTGCACAAACAGATGTGTACAGTGCCTTAACATCACATGTACATGTAACATGGAATGATGGTGTAACACCAAGAGTACTTGATTCAGATGCAATGATTATGGAAGCAGCTGATAACGAAGAAATTACATTAACTCCAGTTAATGTGGTTTTGAATATGCCACAAATTGTATGGCCTGAAGGTCAGATGATGGTTAAAGAAGACAAAACTTTGACCGATGAAACTCCTTATGGTGGTGGCCAAGTTCTTGATATCGATACAGAAGAGATGACAGTAACTTTCATAGCTCATCGTGGATGGGGTCCTGACGGTAGAACAATCTATTACATTGTAACAGATGCTACTCCTAGTGGTCCTGCCGGAATGATGGGTGTTGTAAGTTCACCAACATCTGCAAGCTTGATTGCAAATTCAGCAGCAGTAGACTTGTATCAATTCAAAAATGGTCTGACTGGTACTGGCCCATTAGGATTCCAGCCTGGAATTGCAGCGGGTGCCCCTGGCGATGCAAACTATTCTCCGATGTGGAGGATCTTTATGATTGGCTGGGAAGATGATGCAAATGCACAGCTATTGGAAACCATTGATGATATGAACGCGTACGAGGAAGCTGGCTTGATCAACATTGGTATTGCACGTCCAATGGATAGTGATCACATAGTTAACTGTCCATTTATCGATCCATTCCAATAG
- a CDS encoding superoxide dismutase has translation MVRYELPRLPYGYDELEPFIDTATMKIHHQKHHQAYVDGLNKSLAEIGGTSHPKYISSILSEITSIPESGRSSINFFGGGFENHRLFWETMTPDSEGRPSGKIDGAIDVYFDGFDNFKKIFSEKALSIQGSGWCWLVFNQTYNKIEIITTQNQDSPWVVQKTPLLGLDVWEHAYYLKYQNKRADYVNAWWNVVNWDYVGNRFSELPV, from the coding sequence GTGGTTAGATACGAACTTCCGAGATTGCCCTATGGATATGATGAACTAGAACCATTCATTGATACAGCAACAATGAAAATTCATCATCAAAAACATCATCAAGCATATGTTGATGGGTTAAACAAATCCCTGGCAGAAATTGGCGGTACATCCCATCCAAAGTATATTTCATCAATTCTGTCTGAGATTACGTCTATACCTGAATCTGGAAGAAGTTCAATCAATTTTTTTGGTGGTGGATTTGAAAACCATAGATTGTTTTGGGAAACAATGACTCCTGATAGTGAAGGAAGACCTAGCGGAAAAATAGATGGGGCAATAGATGTGTATTTTGATGGCTTTGATAATTTCAAAAAAATATTTTCAGAAAAAGCCCTTTCAATTCAGGGCAGTGGTTGGTGTTGGTTGGTCTTTAATCAGACATATAATAAAATTGAAATCATCACTACTCAAAACCAAGATAGTCCTTGGGTTGTTCAAAAAACACCTTTGTTGGGATTGGATGTTTGGGAGCATGCATATTATTTGAAATATCAAAATAAAAGAGCAGATTATGTGAATGCATGGTGGAATGTTGTTAACTGGGATTATGTTGGAAATAGATTTTCTGAACTCCCTGTATGA
- a CDS encoding DEAD/DEAH box helicase: METSMENIGTLEYVLDKYSKIWCWKITGDRAVNMISRLVPEAWYGENVNEVIITDNTENVKQLKLIMDRYPLEILSKTIWQRKIVKTYAPKPTLPPIKHKLKKAKAGEQFRGKLLNFQKEGLDFLLKSSGNALLADEMGLGKTVQTLSYVSTEKQTFPILVVAPLVTLNNWEREIEKFLKKKSRNGRILDSESPSVTIIRTGKSRELPQTDIYIINYELLLKRSEDLMKVGLRTIVCDEVHNLRSKTTQKYKAVKKLAALPSILYRIGLSGTPIYNRGSEIWPIIDIIKPGLLGSFKEFCEYFCYVNEKGKAIVLENKRASLRNELQKHVMLRRKKSDVLKELKDKVRYKEVIAADTDYYLEELDKIWKKLEEEQKVAENEFSKSASYHRAIQSERQIAGLAKLPHVINFVKNIMEIEESVVVFCHHKVIHKLLNESLEEFSPVSIIGGQSDSFRQDQIDKFQKGESKLMIAGIRAGNVGINLTRAKYVIFAELDWSPAIHRQAEDRLHRIGQKNTVFAYYLIGAGTLDDHVANILVDKSYEIDEIMDESTDNYENKDKAELILAQIQDKINSK, from the coding sequence ATGGAAACATCCATGGAAAACATTGGGACATTAGAGTATGTTCTTGACAAATATTCTAAAATCTGGTGTTGGAAAATCACAGGTGATCGTGCCGTAAATATGATTTCAAGGCTAGTTCCTGAAGCATGGTATGGAGAAAATGTTAATGAAGTAATCATTACGGATAACACGGAAAACGTAAAACAACTAAAACTCATTATGGATAGATACCCTTTAGAAATTTTATCAAAAACCATTTGGCAACGAAAAATTGTTAAAACTTATGCTCCAAAACCTACCTTACCTCCAATAAAACACAAACTCAAGAAAGCAAAAGCAGGAGAACAATTTCGTGGAAAACTATTGAATTTTCAAAAGGAGGGTCTGGATTTCTTACTGAAATCATCTGGTAATGCATTGTTAGCTGATGAGATGGGCTTGGGGAAAACCGTTCAAACCTTGTCATATGTCTCAACTGAAAAACAAACTTTTCCTATTCTTGTTGTTGCACCACTAGTTACATTAAACAATTGGGAAAGAGAAATTGAAAAATTCCTAAAGAAAAAGAGCAGAAATGGTAGGATTTTAGATTCAGAATCCCCCAGTGTCACAATTATACGAACTGGGAAATCTCGAGAATTACCACAAACTGATATTTACATTATTAATTATGAATTACTCTTAAAGAGATCTGAGGATTTGATGAAGGTGGGTCTTCGTACAATAGTTTGTGATGAAGTCCACAATCTGAGGTCAAAGACTACTCAAAAATACAAAGCAGTAAAAAAACTTGCAGCACTTCCATCAATCTTGTATAGAATTGGATTGTCTGGTACTCCCATTTACAATCGAGGTTCTGAAATCTGGCCTATTATTGATATTATCAAACCGGGACTACTTGGAAGCTTTAAAGAATTCTGTGAATACTTTTGTTATGTTAATGAAAAAGGAAAAGCAATTGTTTTGGAGAATAAACGTGCATCTCTTAGAAACGAATTACAAAAACATGTGATGCTAAGGCGAAAGAAATCCGATGTACTAAAAGAGCTAAAAGATAAGGTGCGTTACAAAGAAGTAATTGCAGCTGATACTGATTACTATCTTGAAGAGCTTGATAAAATCTGGAAAAAGCTTGAGGAGGAACAAAAAGTTGCAGAAAATGAATTTTCAAAATCCGCTTCTTACCATAGAGCAATTCAAAGTGAAAGGCAGATTGCAGGTCTTGCAAAACTTCCACACGTAATTAATTTTGTTAAAAACATCATGGAGATTGAAGAAAGTGTTGTGGTGTTTTGCCATCACAAAGTAATTCATAAACTTCTAAATGAGAGTCTCGAGGAGTTTTCTCCTGTTTCAATAATTGGCGGACAATCTGATTCCTTTAGGCAAGATCAAATTGATAAATTCCAAAAAGGGGAATCCAAACTTATGATTGCAGGTATCCGTGCTGGAAATGTGGGAATTAATTTGACTAGAGCAAAATACGTGATTTTTGCCGAGCTTGATTGGAGTCCTGCAATCCATAGACAGGCAGAAGATAGACTTCATAGAATTGGTCAAAAAAATACTGTCTTTGCATATTATTTGATAGGTGCGGGGACACTTGATGATCATGTGGCCAATATTCTGGTTGATAAGAGTTATGAGATTGATGAAATTATGGATGAGTCAACTGACAATTATGAAAATAAGGATAAGGCAGAATTAATCTTGGCACAAATTCAAGATAAAATAAATTCCAAATAA